Proteins from a single region of Luteolibacter arcticus:
- a CDS encoding BlaI/MecI/CopY family transcriptional regulator: protein MSNAESLAKRERQVMDILYRKGEATAQEVMEEMPEPPTYSAVRALLATMMEKGLVEFRKDSRRYVYRPAVPEKKAKRSALKQLLSTFFEGKPEKLVAALLDPKDQQLSDEEIEKIRKLIDPQ from the coding sequence ATGAGCAATGCGGAAAGTCTGGCGAAGCGCGAGCGGCAGGTGATGGACATCCTCTACCGCAAGGGTGAAGCGACGGCCCAGGAAGTGATGGAGGAGATGCCGGAGCCGCCGACCTATTCCGCCGTGCGAGCCCTGCTGGCGACCATGATGGAAAAGGGACTGGTCGAGTTTCGCAAGGACTCCCGCCGCTACGTCTATCGCCCCGCGGTGCCGGAGAAGAAGGCGAAGCGCTCCGCGCTCAAGCAGCTCCTCTCCACCTTCTTCGAAGGCAAGCCAGAGAAGCTCGTCGCCGCGCTGCTGGACCCGAAGGACCAGCAACTGAGCGATGAAGAGATCGAGAAGATCCGCAAGCTGATCGATCCGCAATGA